The Pseudomonadota bacterium genomic interval CAGGTGACAGGCCTCTCGCGCACCGATCTCGTGACCCACGAGGGGGGCGACACCATCGAGCTGGGCGACGTGACCATCCGTCTGATGCACACCCCAGGGCACACTCCGGGGAGCCAGTGCTTCTACGTGGAACGCGGCGGCCCGGAGCAGGCCGTGGTGTCTGGCGACACCCTGTTCATCGGCGCGTGCGGTCGGGTCGACCTGCCCGGGGGCGACCCGAAGGCGCTCTACGAGTCGCTGACACAGAAGCTCGCGGCCCTTCCGGCGGGTACGGTTCTCTATCCGGGACACAACTACGCCGAACGCCCCACCAGCACCATCGGTGACCAGATGCAGACGAACCAGTTCATGCGCATGCGCAGCTTCGATGACTGGAAGCGCCTCATGGGCGTGGGCCGCATGGGCGGCTGAGCGGGTTGACGATTCCCCTGCGCCGGAGAAGGAGGCGCGTGATGATGCGAGAAGAGGCGCCCCATGACTGTCCCCCCCACCACCTCGTCACGTCAGGTCACCCAGATCGCGGTTCTGTCCACGGTCGGCCTCTGCCTGATGCTGCTCATCGAGATCCCCCTCTTTCCAGCCGCCCCCTATCTGAAGTACGACGCGGGTGACCTTCCCGTGCTCATCGGAGCCTTCGCCCTCGGTCCGATGAGCGGGGTGGCCATCGCGGCGCTCAAGAACCTGTTGTTCCTGATGGTTCGCGGAACGCCCGAGACCTGGTTCGTGGGGGCTCCGATGAACCTGCTGGCGGGGGCCTCGTTCGCCCTCGTGGCGGGCAACCTCTACTTCCTCGAGAAGACCCGCACCCGCGCTGTTGCTGCGCTGGTGGTGGGCGGTCTCGCCTCGACGGCCGTCATGTTCGTCGCCAACCTCGTGATCCTGCCCGTGTTCATGCGCGTCTTCCTCGGCTCGACCACCGCGGTGAGCACCCACTTCCTGCTCACCGTGATCGTCCCGTTCAACCTGGTGAAGTCGACCTTGAACGGCGTGCTCGTGTTCAGCATCTACAAGCGCATCTCGCCCGTACTGAAGGCGACCCACTGGGAGCTGCCCGCGCATCCCCCCCGGGAGACGGCCGCGGCCCGCTGAACGTCCCCTGCGCGCCCGGTCCCCTCGGCAGCGCGAGGAGAAACGACGCGCAGACCGAACAGTAGAACGACTCTACTCTGGGCGAGCCCGATGCCGAACTTCATCGAATGGAACACGCTGAGCTGGCGAGACGCTGTTGACGTCATCGTTGTTGCGATCGTTCTGTACTACATCCTGCTCGCCATCCGCGGCACGCGCGCCGTGCAGATCCTGCTCGGCATCGTCATGCTGCTGGGCGTGCAGGCGCTGTCGTTCTACCTCAAGCTGCAATCGACGTACTTCGTGCTTCGCGGCCTCGTGCTCTCCATCGTGGTCGCCCTGCCCATCGTCTTCCAGCCCGAGCTTCGCCGCGCCCTCACCCAGCTGGGCGGCAGCATGCGGTTCCAGCATGTCCGGCACGATGTGCTCGTGAAGGTGATCGACGAGATCGCCTGGGCCGCGAAGGTGCTCTCACAGACCCGCACCGGGGCGCTCGTCGCGGTCGAGCGAGAGACCGGTCTCGAAGAGTACGCCGAGAACGGC includes:
- a CDS encoding MBL fold metallo-hydrolase, with product MSDLILQQLETGPMANYVYVIGSRRTRECLLIDPAWDIDGLLAHLDREGLTLKGALATHYHPDHIGGRIFGLDIEGLPALMTRRPVPVHVNKHEADGVAQVTGLSRTDLVTHEGGDTIELGDVTIRLMHTPGHTPGSQCFYVERGGPEQAVVSGDTLFIGACGRVDLPGGDPKALYESLTQKLAALPAGTVLYPGHNYAERPTSTIGDQMQTNQFMRMRSFDDWKRLMGVGRMGG
- a CDS encoding ECF transporter S component, with translation MTVPPTTSSRQVTQIAVLSTVGLCLMLLIEIPLFPAAPYLKYDAGDLPVLIGAFALGPMSGVAIAALKNLLFLMVRGTPETWFVGAPMNLLAGASFALVAGNLYFLEKTRTRAVAALVVGGLASTAVMFVANLVILPVFMRVFLGSTTAVSTHFLLTVIVPFNLVKSTLNGVLVFSIYKRISPVLKATHWELPAHPPRETAAAR